The Phragmites australis chromosome 15, lpPhrAust1.1, whole genome shotgun sequence genome window below encodes:
- the LOC133892675 gene encoding ribosomal RNA small subunit methyltransferase, mitochondrial-like gives MKRAVSTLRSRRAVGYFCTTTSSSSPAAASEAWDGRFRLHKLRGQHLLTNPRVLDAIARRAALRPGDAVLEVGPGTGNLTARLLASPAERIAAVEIDPRMVEAVTARAAALGLAHKLTVIEGDAVEVEFPEFDVCVANIPYRISSPLIAKLLFGPYQFRTATLLLQKEFARRLVAAPGDGEYNRLAANVRLVANVRLLMDVSKRDFVPMPRVDSSLVEIQPRAIAPGVDLHEWLAFTRVCFGQKNKTLGAIFKQKRMVMELFSRPRRAEEHEDGAGDIGLGALDDDVSDEGNDRSRDGAVDFSAEEVGAFKERIAGALESAELAGKRPSKLSNDELLRLLRLFNERGVRFQ, from the exons ATGAAGCGAGCCGTCTCCACTCTCCGGAGTCGCCGCGCCGTCGGTTACTTctgcaccaccacctcctcctcctcgcctgcGGCAGCGTCGGAGGCGTGGGACGGGCGGTTCCGGCTGCACAAGCTGCGGGGGCAGCACCTGCTCACCAACCCGCGCGTCCTCGATGCCAtcgcgcgccgcgccgcgctccGCCCGGGCGACGCCGTCCTCGAGGTCGGCCCCGGCACGGGTAACCTCACCGCGCGCCTCCTCGCCTCCCCCGCAGAGCGCATCGCCGCCGTCGAGATCGACCCGCGCATGGTCGAGGCCGTcaccgcccgcgccgccgccctcgGCCTCGCGCACAAGCTCACG GTGATCGAGGGCGACGCAGTGGAGGTCGAGTTCCCGGAGTTTGACGTCTGCGTGGCGAACATCCCCTACAGGATTTCGTCGCCGCTGATCGCCAAGCTGCTGTTCGGCCCCTACCAGTTCCGGACAGCGACGCTGCTGCTGCAGAAGGAGTTCGCGCGGCGGCTCGTGGCCGCGCCGGGCGACGGGGAGTACAACCGCCTGGCGGCTAACGTACGCCTGGTCGCCAACGTGAGGCTGCTCATGGACGTGAGCAAGAGGGACTTCGTGCCCATGCCCAGAGTGGACTCCTCCCTCGTCGAGATCCAGCCGAGGGCGATCGCGCCCGGGGTCGACCTCCACGAGTGGCTGGCGTTCACGCGCGTGTGCTTcgggcagaagaacaagacccTCGGTGCCATCTTCAAGCAGAAGAGGATGGTCATGGAGCTGTTCAGCCGGCCCCGGAGAGCGGAGGAACACGAGGATGGCGCCGGTGACATCGGCCTTGGTGCACTCGATGACGATGTCAGCGATGAAGGCAATGATCGAAGCAGGGACGGAGCCGTTGATTTCAGCGCGGAAGAGGTCGGGGCGTTCAAGGAGAGGATCGCCGGAGCATTGGAGTCTGCCGAGCTAGCCGGCAAGAGGCCGTCGAAGCTGTCCAACGACGAGCTGCTGCGGTTGCTCCGGCTGTTCAACGAGCGGGGGGTGCGGTTCCAGTAG
- the LOC133892676 gene encoding uncharacterized protein LOC133892676: MALLPQILHSPHPRLAAASPSRAFRRAPRLHAPASARTSRRGCRGRGGGSASGPGSSLPESYPPESDDGLVELPLFPLPLVLFPDATHALHIFEFRYRIMMHTVLQTDLRFGVVFAGSGSGGAAEVGCVGEVVKHERLADDRFFLICKGQQRFRVARVVRTEPYIVAAVQWLEDRPPVGPPAPGEDAEALAADVEALMRDVIRIANRLNGKPEKEVGDLRRGLFPTPFSFYVGNTFEGAPREQQALLELEDTAARLRRERDTLRNTLNYLTAASAVKDAFPSSPSSG, encoded by the coding sequence ATGGCTCTCCTCCCCCAAATCCTCCACTCCCCCCACCcacgcctcgccgccgcctccccctcgCGCGCATTCCGTCGAGCACCTCGCCTACATGCCCCCGCTTCGGCCCGCACCTCCCGCCGCGGCTGCCGGGGTCGGGGCGGCGGGAGCGCGTCCGGGCCCGGGTCGTCGTTGCCGGAGTCCTACCCGCCGGAGTCCGACGACGGGCTCGTAGAGCTCCCGCTGTTCCCGCTCCCGCTCGTGCTCTTCCCGGACGCGACCCACGCGCTGCACATCTTCGAGTTCCGCTACCGCATCATGATGCACACGGTGCTGCAGACCGACCTCCGCTTCGGTGTCGTCTTCGCCGGCTCCGGCTCGGGGGGCGCCGCGGAGGTGGGGTGCGTCGGCGAGGTCGTCAAGCACGAGCGACTCGCCGACGAccgcttcttcctcatctgcaAGGGCCAGCAGCGGTTCCGCGTCGCCCGCGTCGTGCGCACCGAGCCCTACATCGTCGCCGCCGTGCAGTGGCTCGAGGACCGCCCGCCTGTCGGGCCCCCGGCCCCCGGGGAGGACGCCGAGGCGCTCGCCGCCGACGTCGAGGCTCTCATGCGCGACGTCATACGCATCGCCAACCGCCTCAACGGCAAGCCCGAGAAGGAGGTGGGCGACCTGCGCAGGGGACTCTTCCCCACGCCCTTCTCCTTCTACGTCGGCAATACCTTCGAGGGCGCGCCGCGAGAGCAGCAGGCGCTGCTCGAGCTCGAGGACACCGCCGCGCGCCTGCGCAGGGAGCGGGACACGCTGCGCAACACGCTCAACTACctcaccgccgcctccgccgtcaAGGACGCCTTCccctcctcgccgtcgtcaGGATGA